The Agromyces mariniharenae genome includes a window with the following:
- the pstB gene encoding phosphate ABC transporter ATP-binding protein PstB, which yields MSKRIEVRDLNVYYGKFLAVEGVSLEIEPRSVTAFIGPSGCGKSTFLRTLNRMHEVIPGARVEGEVLIDGNNLYDPAVDPVLVRRQVGMVFQRPNPFPTMSIRDNVLAGVKLNNRRISKSDADDLVEKSLQGANLWNEVKDRLDRPGSGLSGGQQQRLCIARAIAVSPEVILMDEPCSALDPISTLAIEDLIEELKLQYTIVIVTHNMQQASRVSDRTAFFNIAGTGKPGNLIEYADTTTIFSNPSVKATEDYVSGRFG from the coding sequence GTGTCCAAGCGCATCGAAGTCCGCGATCTCAACGTCTACTACGGCAAGTTCCTCGCCGTCGAGGGCGTGAGCCTCGAGATCGAACCCCGCAGCGTCACCGCCTTCATCGGGCCGTCGGGCTGCGGAAAGTCCACCTTCCTCCGCACGCTCAACCGGATGCACGAGGTCATCCCCGGCGCGCGCGTCGAGGGCGAGGTGCTCATCGACGGCAACAACCTCTACGACCCCGCCGTCGACCCGGTGCTCGTCCGCCGCCAGGTGGGCATGGTGTTCCAGCGCCCGAACCCGTTCCCCACGATGTCGATCCGCGACAACGTGCTCGCGGGCGTCAAGCTGAACAACCGCCGCATCTCGAAGTCCGACGCCGACGACCTCGTCGAGAAGTCGCTGCAGGGCGCGAACCTCTGGAACGAGGTCAAGGACCGCCTCGACCGCCCCGGCTCCGGCCTCTCGGGCGGCCAGCAGCAGCGCCTCTGCATCGCCCGCGCCATCGCGGTGTCGCCCGAGGTCATCCTCATGGACGAGCCGTGCTCGGCCCTCGACCCCATCTCGACGCTCGCGATCGAGGACCTCATCGAGGAGCTGAAGCTGCAGTACACGATCGTGATCGTGACCCACAACATGCAGCAGGCGAGCCGCGTCTCCGACCGGACCGCGTTCTTCAACATCGCCGGCACCGGCAAGCCCGGCAACCTCATCGAGTACGCCGACACGACGACGATCTTCTCGAACCCGTCGGTCAAGGCCACCGAGGACTACGTCTCGGGTCGATTCGGCTGA